A DNA window from Vigna angularis cultivar LongXiaoDou No.4 chromosome 1, ASM1680809v1, whole genome shotgun sequence contains the following coding sequences:
- the LOC108324131 gene encoding probable indole-3-acetic acid-amido synthetase GH3.1, which produces MAIAADLSPSPPALPPTCDDKNAKALRFIEEMTRNTVLVQEKVLAEILSQNAQTEYLKRFQLNEATDRHTFKSKVPVVSYEDLKNDIQRIANGDRSPILCARPISEFLTSSGTSAGERKLMPTIREEMDRRQLLYSLLMPVMSQYVPGLDKGKALLFLFIKAETKTPSGLVARPVLTSYYKSEQFKNRPHDPYNVYTSPDEAILCPDSFQSMYTQMLCGLIMRHEVLRVGAIFASGLLRAIRFLQLNWAQLAHDISTGTLNPKITDPAITERMAQILKPNPELANFITKECSGENWERIITRIWPNTKYLDVIVTGAMAQYIPTLEYYSGGLPLACTMYASSECYFGLNLNPICNPSDVSYTIMPNMGYFEFLPHDDSSSTSSSTLLSRDSPPPLVDLADVEVGKSYELVLTGYSGLCRYRVGDVLQVTGFHNNAPQFHFVRRKNVLLSIDSDKTDEAELQNAVENASVLLKEFNTSVVEYTSFADTKSIPGHYVIYWELLMKDSSHAPSGDVLEKCCLTMEESLNAVYRQGRVSDRSIGPLEIRVVKNGTFEELMDYAISRGASINQYKVPRCVTFTPITELLDSRVESVHFSPAEPHWTPERRC; this is translated from the exons ATGGCCATTGCTGCTGACTTATCTCCATCCCCTCCTGCACTTCCTCCCACTTGTGATGACAAGAACGCAAAGGCTTTGCGTTTCATTGAGGAAATGACCCGAAACACTGTCCTTGTCCAAGAGAAAGTTCTTGCAGAGATTCTGAGCCAAAACGCTCAGACTGAGTACCTCAAACGGTTTCAGCTCAATGAAGCCACGGACCGTCACACTTTCAAGTCCAAGGTTCCTGTCGTTTCGTACGAGGATTTGAAGAATGATATCCAACGCATTGCTAACGGTGATCGCTCCCCTATCCTCTGCGCTCGCCCAATCTCTGAGTTTCTCACTAG TTCTGGAACATCTGCTGGGGAGAGAAAATTGATGCCAACGATTCGTGAAGAGATGGACCGTCGTCAGTTGCTTTACAGCCTTCTGATGCCAGTGATGAGCCA ATACGTGCCTGGGTTGGACAAGGGTAAGGCGCTCCTGTTTCTGTTCATCAAAGCGGAGACGAAGACGCCAAGTGGGTTAGTGGCACGTCCCGTGCTGACCAGCTACTACAAGAGCGAGCAATTCAAAAACAGACCCCACGACCCATACAACGTGTATACAAGCCCCGATGAAGCAATCCTCTGCCCCGATTCCTTCCAGAGCATGTACACGCAAATGCTATGCGGCCTCATCATGCGCCATGAGGTTCTCAGAGTCGGTGCCATTTTCGCATCAGGCCTTCTTCGAGCTATCCGCTTCCTACAGCTCAATTGGGCGCAATTAGCCCACGACATCTCCACCggaaccctaaacccaaaaatCACCGATCCTGCCATCACTGAACGCATGGCTCAAATCCTGAAACCAAACCCGGAACTTGCCAATTTCATTACCAAAGAATGTTCTGGAGAAAACTGGGAACGCATAATCACCAGAATCTGGCCAAACACGAAGTATCTGGATGTGATTGTGACAGGTGCCATGGCGCAGTATATTCCAACTCTCGAATATTACAGCGGAGGCCTACCTCTCGCTTGCACCATGTACGCCTCCTCGGAGTGTTACTTTGGCCTTAATCTAAACCCGATCTGCAACCCCTCTGATGTATCATATACCATCATGCCAAACATGGGTTACTTCGAGTTCTTGCCTCACGACGATTCCTCTTCAACTTCATCTTCCACCTTGCTGTCACGTGACTCGCCACCGCCTTTAGTCGACCTTGCTGACGTCGAAGTCGGTAAATCCTACGAACTCGTTCTTACTGGATACTCTGGCCTGTGCCGCTACCGCGTGGGCGACGTGCTCCAGGTGACGGGGTTCCACAACAACGCCCCGCAGTTCCACTTCGTGAGGAGAAAGAACGTGCTTCTGAGCATTGACTCCGATAAAACGGACGAGGCTGAGCTGCAGAACGCCGTGGAGAACGCCTCGGTGCTGTTGAAGGAATTCAACACGAGCGTGGTGGAGTACACGAGCTTCGCGGACACGAAGTCGATCCCGGGGCACTACGTGATTTACTGGGAGCTGTTGATGAAGGACTCGAGCCACGCTCCCTCAGGCGACGTGCTGGAGAAGTGCTGTTTGACTATGGAGGAGTCGCTGAACGCCGTGTATAGACAAGGGAGAGTCTCGGACCGTTCTATTGGCCCGCTGGAGATTCGTGTGGTGAAGAACGGAACCTTTGAAGAGCTTATGGACTACGCCATCTCCCGAGGCGCCTCGATTAACCAGTACAAGGTGCCACGCTGCGTCACCTTCACTCCCATAACCGAGTTGTTGGATTCCAGGGTAGAGTCCGTTCACTTTAGCCCCGCAGAACCTCATTGGACTCCGGAACGTCGTTGTTGA